One part of the Syngnathus acus chromosome 17, fSynAcu1.2, whole genome shotgun sequence genome encodes these proteins:
- the rock1 gene encoding rho-associated protein kinase 1 isoform X2, whose amino-acid sequence MSSGESLEARFGKIDAMLKDPKSEINTDCLLDGLDALVYDLDFPALRKNKSIDNFLNRYKDTISKIRDLRMKAEDYEVVKVIGRGAFGEVQLVRHKATCKVYAMKLLSKFEMIKRSDSAFFWEERDIMAFANSSWVVQLFFAFQDDRYLYMVMEYMPGGDLVNLMSNYDVPEKWARFYTAEVVLALDGIHAMGFIHRDVKPDNMLLDKAGHLKLADFGTCMKMNKDGMVRCDTAVGTPDYISPEVLKSQGGDGYYGRECDWWSVGVFLYEMLVGDTPFYADSLVGTYSKIMNHKNALTFPDDSDISNDAKNLICAFLTDREVRLGRNGVDEIKRHPFFKNDQWTWENIRDAAAPVVPELSSDVDTSNFDDIEEDRGEEETFPIPKAFVGNQLPFVGFTYYSNQHPLRSSTCASKTSDKRSSSTKEDRSHLENLQKRVYQLEEQLHSEMQLKDELEQKCRTSSTKIEKIMKELDEEANLRKSVEASMSLLEKDKIMMQHRFTEYQRKADQEAEKRRNLENEVSTLKEQLEDMRKISQNSQASNDKIAQLQSQLEEANDLLRAESDTAARLRKNHTEVAKSMSHLESLNRELQERSRAAEGEKAQLEKELLLLQSTLDSERRNYSQDSEEIRELQARILGLQEDNKNLKLTVSKVEAERKQAQERSNNLEKDKNNLEIDLNYKLKTLQQRLEQEQTEHRVTRAQLTDKYESIEEAKSAAMNAVQVKMSEENGARMRAESRVVEVEKQCSMLEFDLKQSVQKMEQLMKQKERLEDDVKTLKIKAEQESSKRVLAQNELKGRLQEVDRLRCSEKQLKQEINAALESKRSLEFQLAQLTKQYRGNEGQMRELQDQLEAEQYFSTLYKTQVKELKEEIEERNRQVQEAHKKVQELCSERESLSAQLDLTVTKAESEQLARALQEEQYFELSQESKKSLTRHKQELVDKEAAIARLEESYQNLTKDVESLAKEKAELSEKLSTQEEEYAAQKEEITNSIKANYEKVLNTERTLKTQAVNKLAEIMNRKDMKLDQKKKGSTADLRKKEKENRKLQLELNQEKEKFNHMAIKYQKELSEMQAQLAEECTYRNELQMQLDSKESDIEQLREKLNDLQQRMDNSSITSLLTDETDSNIAESRLEGWLSIPNRTNIKRYGWKKQYVVVSSKKILFYNDEQEKEQSNPSMVLDIDKLFHVRPVTQGDVYRAETEEIPRIFQILYANEGECRKEADVETVPQGDKNCLPHKGHEFIPTLYHFPSNCEACSKPLWHVFKPPPALECRRCHVKCHKDHLDKKEDVIAPCKVNYDVTSARDMLLLARTQDEQKKWIGHLGKKIPKTPPSTFSRASPRSMSTRPGPNQSFRKNPKSNTAKLSRAQSSFHAADATSSTC is encoded by the exons GACGGCCTTGATGCTCTGGTGTACGACCTGGACTTTCCTGccctgaggaaaaacaagagcATTGACAACTTCTTGAATAGAT aTAAGGATACCATTAGTAAAATCCGTGACCTGCGGATGAAAGCCGAAGACTATGAGGTGGTCAAAGTCATAGGGAGAGGCGCATTTGGGGAGGTGCAGCTG GTGAGGCACAAAGCCACGTGCAAAGTGTACGCCATGAAGTTACTGAGCAAGTTTGAGATGATCAAAAGGTCAGACTCTGCTTTCTTTTGGGAGGAGAGGGACATCATGGCCTTTGCCAACAGCTCCTGGGTGGTGCag CTTTTCTTTGCATTCCAAGACGACCGCTACCTCTACATGGTGATGGAATACATGCCCGGCGGCGACTTGGTCAACCTGATGAGCAATTACGACGTCCCGGAGAAGTGGGCTCGATTTTATACGGCCGAGGTGGTGCTGGCGCTGGACGGCATCCACGCCATGGGCTTCATTCATAG GGACGTGAAGCCCGACAACATGTTGCTGGACAAAGCGGGCCACTTGAAACTGGCAGATTTTGGCACctgcatgaaaatgaacaag GACGGCATGGTACGATGCGACACGGCGGTGGGAACGCCGGACTACATATCGCCCGAGGTACTGAAATCCCAGGGAGGAGACGGCTACTACGGCAGGGAGTGCGACTGGTGGTCGGTGGGAGTCTTTCTGTATGAAATGCTCGTTG GCGATACGCCGTTCTACGCCGACTCGCTGGTGGGCACCTACAGCAAAATAATGAACCACAAAAACGCGCTGACTTTCCCAGACGACAGCGACATCTCCAATGACGCCAAGAACCTCATCTGTGCCTTCCTGACGGACCG GGAGGTCCGCCTGGGCCGGAACGGTGTGGATGAGATCAAGAGGCACCCTTTCTTCAAGAATGATCAGTGGACGTGGGAGAACATCAGAGACG CGGCTGCCCCAGTGGTGCCCGAGTTGAGCAGTGACGTGGACACCAGTAACTTTGATGACATAGAAGAGGACCGTGGCGAAGAAGAGACTTTTCCCATACCAAAGGCCTTTGTGGGCAACCAGCTTCCCTTTGTGGGCTTCACTTACTACAGCAATCAACA TCCTTTGCGCAGCTCCACGTGTGCCTCAAAGACAAGCGACAAACGTAGCAGCTCCACAAAGGAGGACAGAAGTCAC TTGGAGAATCTGCAGAAAAGAGTCTACCAGCTGGAGGAGCAGCTCCACAGTGAGATGCAGCTGAAGGATGAGTTGGAGCAGAAATGCAG GACCTCAAGTACCAAGATTGAAAAGATCATGAAAGAGCTGGACGAGGAG GCCAACTTGAGGAAAAGCGTGGAAGCCAGCATGTCCCTGCTGGAGAAGGATAAGATCATGATGCAGCACAGATTTACAGAGTACCAAAGAAAAGCCGACCAGGAAGCAGAGAAGCGACGCAATTTGGAGAATGAGG TGTCGACCCTGAAGGAGCAACTTGAAGACATGAGGAAGATCAGCCAGAATTCGCAGGCCTCCAACGATAAGATTGCTCAGCTTCAGAGTCAG CTGGAGGAGGCCAACGATCTCCTGCGTGCCGAATCGGACACGGCGGCGAGGCTTCGCAAGAATCACACGGAGGTGGCCAAGTCCATGAGCCATCTGGAAAGCTTGAACCGCGAGCTGCAGGAGCGGAGCCGTGCCGCCGAAGGCGAGAAGGCCCAGCTGGAGAAAGAACTCCTGCTACTCCAGAGCACCTTGGACTCGGAGAGGAGGAACTACAGCCAAGACTCGGAGGAAATCCGCGAGCTGCAGG CGAGAATACTGGGGCTGCAGGAGGACAACAAAAACTTGAAGCTCACTGTCTCCAAGGTGGAGGCAGAACGCAAACAAGCTCAGGAGAGAAGCAATAACTTGGAGAAG GATAAGAACAACCTGGAGATTGACCTCAACTACAAACTGAAGACCCTGCAGCAACGGCTGGAGCAGGAGCAGACTGAACACCGGGTGACGCGCGCACAATTAACTGACAAATACGAGTCCATCGAGGAGGCCAAGTCGGCCGCCATGAACG CTGTTCAAGTGAAGATGTCGGAGGAGAACGGGGCGAGGATGCGAGCGGAGAGTCGGGTGGTGGAAGTGGAGAAGCAGTGCTCCATGCTGGAGTTTGACCTCAAGCAGTCGGTGCAGAAGATGGAGCAGCTGATGAAGCAGAAGGAAAGGCTGGAGGACGAC GTGAAGACTCTCAAGATAAAGGCGGAGCAGGAGTCCAGCAAGCGGGTGCTGGCGCAGAATGAGCTGAAGGGCCGGCTGCAGGAGGTGGATCGGCTCCGGTGCTCGGAGAAGCAGCTCAAGCAGGAGATCAACGCGGCGCTGGAGAGCAAACGCTCTTTGGAGTTTCAACTTGCGCAGCTGACAAA GCAATACAGAGGCAACGAAGGACAGATGAGGGAACTTCAGGACCAGCTCGAGGCCGAACAGTATTTTTCT ACGCTTTACAAAACTCAGGTCAAAGAGCTCAAAGAGGAAATAGAAGAAAGGAACCGGCAGGTACAAGAAGCTCATAAAAAGGTGCAGGAACTGTGCAGTGAAAG GGAGTCCCTGTCCGCCCAGCTGGATCTGACGGTGACAAAAGCCGAGTCGGAGCAGCTGGCGCGGGCGCTGCAGGAGGAGCAGTACTTTGAGCTCAGCCAAGAAAGCAAAAAGAGCCTTACCAGGCACAAGCAGGAGCTCGTGGATAAGGAGGCCGCCATTGCACGA CTTGAAGAGTCCTATCAAAATCTGACCAAAGATGTGGAGAGTCTCGCCAAAGAGAAGGCAGAGTTGAGCGAAAAGCTTAGCACTCAGGAGGAAG AGTATGCTGCTCAGAAGGAGGAGATCACAAATTCAATCAAGGCCAACTATGAGAAGGTCCTCAACACGGAGCGGACTCTCAAGACCCAG GCGGTGAACAAGCTGGCAGAGATCATGAACCGCAAGGACATGAAGCTGGACCAGAAGAAGAAGGGCAGCACGGCCGACCTGCGCaagaaggagaaggagaacCGCAAGCTGCAGCTGGAGCTCAACCAGGAGAAGGAGAAGTTCAACCACATGGCCATCAAGTATCAGAAGGAGCTGAGCGAGATGCAGGCA CAACTGGCCGAGGAGTGCACGTATCGCAACGAGCTCCAGATGCAGCTGGACAGCAAGGAGAGCGACATCGAGCAACTGCGCGAGAAGCTTAACGACCTGCAGCAACGCATGGACAACTCCAGCATCACCAGCTTGCTGACGGACGAGACGGACAGCAACATCGCGG AATCCAGACTGGAGGGCTGGCTCTCTATACCTAACCGCACAAATATCAAGCGATACGGCTGGAAGAAGCAG TACGTCGTGGTGAGCAGCAAAAAGATTTTGTTCTACAACGACGAGCAAGAAAAGGAGCAGTCCAATCCTTCCATGGTACTAGATATCGA CAAACTGTTTCACGTGAGACCGGTCACGCAAGGAGACGTGTACCGAGCCGAGACTGAAGAGATTCCGAGAATATTCCAG ATCCTCTACGCCAACGAGGGCGAGTGCAGGAAAGAGGCCGACGTGGAGACGGTCCCTCAGGGTGACAAGAACTGCCTGCCTCACAAAGGCCACGAGTTCATCCCCACCCTGTACCACTTTCCCTCCAACTGCGAAGCTTGCTCCAAGCCGCTGTGGCACGTCTTCAAGCCGCCGCCGGCGCTCGAGTGCCGCCGATGCCACGTCAAGTGCCACAAGGACCACCTGGACAAGAAGGAGGACGTCATCGCCCCTTGCAAAG TAAACTACGACGTGACCTCGGCCCGCGACATGCTCCTGCTGGCTCGGACCCAAGACGAGCAGAAGAAGTGGATCGGCCATCTTGGAAAGAAGATCCCCAAAACCCCGCCGAGCACGTTTTCCAGGGCGTCGCCACGCTCCATGTCCACTCGGCCTGGACCCAACCAGTCCTTCCGCAAAAACCCTAAAAGCAACACGGCGAAACTGAG CCGAGCGCAGTCCAGCTTCCACGCGGCAGACGCAACATCCAGCACTTGTTGA
- the rock1 gene encoding rho-associated protein kinase 1 isoform X1 — MSSGESLEARFGKIDAMLKDPKSEINTDCLLDGLDALVYDLDFPALRKNKSIDNFLNRYKDTISKIRDLRMKAEDYEVVKVIGRGAFGEVQLVRHKATCKVYAMKLLSKFEMIKRSDSAFFWEERDIMAFANSSWVVQLFFAFQDDRYLYMVMEYMPGGDLVNLMSNYDVPEKWARFYTAEVVLALDGIHAMGFIHRDVKPDNMLLDKAGHLKLADFGTCMKMNKDGMVRCDTAVGTPDYISPEVLKSQGGDGYYGRECDWWSVGVFLYEMLVGDTPFYADSLVGTYSKIMNHKNALTFPDDSDISNDAKNLICAFLTDREVRLGRNGVDEIKRHPFFKNDQWTWENIRDAAAPVVPELSSDVDTSNFDDIEEDRGEEETFPIPKAFVGNQLPFVGFTYYSNQHPLRSSTCASKTSDKRSSSTKEDRSHLENLQKRVYQLEEQLHSEMQLKDELEQKCRTSSTKIEKIMKELDEEANLRKSVEASMSLLEKDKIMMQHRFTEYQRKADQEAEKRRNLENEVSTLKEQLEDMRKISQNSQASNDKIAQLQSQLEEANDLLRAESDTAARLRKNHTEVAKSMSHLESLNRELQERSRAAEGEKAQLEKELLLLQSTLDSERRNYSQDSEEIRELQARILGLQEDNKNLKLTVSKVEAERKQAQERSNNLEKDKNNLEIDLNYKLKTLQQRLEQEQTEHRVTRAQLTDKYESIEEAKSAAMNAVQVKMSEENGARMRAESRVVEVEKQCSMLEFDLKQSVQKMEQLMKQKERLEDDVKTLKIKAEQESSKRVLAQNELKGRLQEVDRLRCSEKQLKQEINAALESKRSLEFQLAQLTKQYRGNEGQMRELQDQLEAEQYFSTLYKTQVKELKEEIEERNRQVQEAHKKVQELCSERESLSAQLDLTVTKAESEQLARALQEEQYFELSQESKKSLTRHKQELVDKEAAIARLEESYQNLTKDVESLAKEKAELSEKLSTQEEEYAAQKEEITNSIKANYEKVLNTERTLKTQAVNKLAEIMNRKDMKLDQKKKGSTADLRKKEKENRKLQLELNQEKEKFNHMAIKYQKELSEMQAQLAEECTYRNELQMQLDSKESDIEQLREKLNDLQQRMDNSSITSLLTDETDSNIAESRLEGWLSIPNRTNIKRYGWKKQYVVVSSKKILFYNDEQEKEQSNPSMVLDIDKLFHVRPVTQGDVYRAETEEIPRIFQILYANEGECRKEADVETVPQGDKNCLPHKGHEFIPTLYHFPSNCEACSKPLWHVFKPPPALECRRCHVKCHKDHLDKKEDVIAPCKVNYDVTSARDMLLLARTQDEQKKWIGHLGKKIPKTPPSTFSRASPRSMSTRPGPNQSFRKNPKSNTAKLS; from the exons GACGGCCTTGATGCTCTGGTGTACGACCTGGACTTTCCTGccctgaggaaaaacaagagcATTGACAACTTCTTGAATAGAT aTAAGGATACCATTAGTAAAATCCGTGACCTGCGGATGAAAGCCGAAGACTATGAGGTGGTCAAAGTCATAGGGAGAGGCGCATTTGGGGAGGTGCAGCTG GTGAGGCACAAAGCCACGTGCAAAGTGTACGCCATGAAGTTACTGAGCAAGTTTGAGATGATCAAAAGGTCAGACTCTGCTTTCTTTTGGGAGGAGAGGGACATCATGGCCTTTGCCAACAGCTCCTGGGTGGTGCag CTTTTCTTTGCATTCCAAGACGACCGCTACCTCTACATGGTGATGGAATACATGCCCGGCGGCGACTTGGTCAACCTGATGAGCAATTACGACGTCCCGGAGAAGTGGGCTCGATTTTATACGGCCGAGGTGGTGCTGGCGCTGGACGGCATCCACGCCATGGGCTTCATTCATAG GGACGTGAAGCCCGACAACATGTTGCTGGACAAAGCGGGCCACTTGAAACTGGCAGATTTTGGCACctgcatgaaaatgaacaag GACGGCATGGTACGATGCGACACGGCGGTGGGAACGCCGGACTACATATCGCCCGAGGTACTGAAATCCCAGGGAGGAGACGGCTACTACGGCAGGGAGTGCGACTGGTGGTCGGTGGGAGTCTTTCTGTATGAAATGCTCGTTG GCGATACGCCGTTCTACGCCGACTCGCTGGTGGGCACCTACAGCAAAATAATGAACCACAAAAACGCGCTGACTTTCCCAGACGACAGCGACATCTCCAATGACGCCAAGAACCTCATCTGTGCCTTCCTGACGGACCG GGAGGTCCGCCTGGGCCGGAACGGTGTGGATGAGATCAAGAGGCACCCTTTCTTCAAGAATGATCAGTGGACGTGGGAGAACATCAGAGACG CGGCTGCCCCAGTGGTGCCCGAGTTGAGCAGTGACGTGGACACCAGTAACTTTGATGACATAGAAGAGGACCGTGGCGAAGAAGAGACTTTTCCCATACCAAAGGCCTTTGTGGGCAACCAGCTTCCCTTTGTGGGCTTCACTTACTACAGCAATCAACA TCCTTTGCGCAGCTCCACGTGTGCCTCAAAGACAAGCGACAAACGTAGCAGCTCCACAAAGGAGGACAGAAGTCAC TTGGAGAATCTGCAGAAAAGAGTCTACCAGCTGGAGGAGCAGCTCCACAGTGAGATGCAGCTGAAGGATGAGTTGGAGCAGAAATGCAG GACCTCAAGTACCAAGATTGAAAAGATCATGAAAGAGCTGGACGAGGAG GCCAACTTGAGGAAAAGCGTGGAAGCCAGCATGTCCCTGCTGGAGAAGGATAAGATCATGATGCAGCACAGATTTACAGAGTACCAAAGAAAAGCCGACCAGGAAGCAGAGAAGCGACGCAATTTGGAGAATGAGG TGTCGACCCTGAAGGAGCAACTTGAAGACATGAGGAAGATCAGCCAGAATTCGCAGGCCTCCAACGATAAGATTGCTCAGCTTCAGAGTCAG CTGGAGGAGGCCAACGATCTCCTGCGTGCCGAATCGGACACGGCGGCGAGGCTTCGCAAGAATCACACGGAGGTGGCCAAGTCCATGAGCCATCTGGAAAGCTTGAACCGCGAGCTGCAGGAGCGGAGCCGTGCCGCCGAAGGCGAGAAGGCCCAGCTGGAGAAAGAACTCCTGCTACTCCAGAGCACCTTGGACTCGGAGAGGAGGAACTACAGCCAAGACTCGGAGGAAATCCGCGAGCTGCAGG CGAGAATACTGGGGCTGCAGGAGGACAACAAAAACTTGAAGCTCACTGTCTCCAAGGTGGAGGCAGAACGCAAACAAGCTCAGGAGAGAAGCAATAACTTGGAGAAG GATAAGAACAACCTGGAGATTGACCTCAACTACAAACTGAAGACCCTGCAGCAACGGCTGGAGCAGGAGCAGACTGAACACCGGGTGACGCGCGCACAATTAACTGACAAATACGAGTCCATCGAGGAGGCCAAGTCGGCCGCCATGAACG CTGTTCAAGTGAAGATGTCGGAGGAGAACGGGGCGAGGATGCGAGCGGAGAGTCGGGTGGTGGAAGTGGAGAAGCAGTGCTCCATGCTGGAGTTTGACCTCAAGCAGTCGGTGCAGAAGATGGAGCAGCTGATGAAGCAGAAGGAAAGGCTGGAGGACGAC GTGAAGACTCTCAAGATAAAGGCGGAGCAGGAGTCCAGCAAGCGGGTGCTGGCGCAGAATGAGCTGAAGGGCCGGCTGCAGGAGGTGGATCGGCTCCGGTGCTCGGAGAAGCAGCTCAAGCAGGAGATCAACGCGGCGCTGGAGAGCAAACGCTCTTTGGAGTTTCAACTTGCGCAGCTGACAAA GCAATACAGAGGCAACGAAGGACAGATGAGGGAACTTCAGGACCAGCTCGAGGCCGAACAGTATTTTTCT ACGCTTTACAAAACTCAGGTCAAAGAGCTCAAAGAGGAAATAGAAGAAAGGAACCGGCAGGTACAAGAAGCTCATAAAAAGGTGCAGGAACTGTGCAGTGAAAG GGAGTCCCTGTCCGCCCAGCTGGATCTGACGGTGACAAAAGCCGAGTCGGAGCAGCTGGCGCGGGCGCTGCAGGAGGAGCAGTACTTTGAGCTCAGCCAAGAAAGCAAAAAGAGCCTTACCAGGCACAAGCAGGAGCTCGTGGATAAGGAGGCCGCCATTGCACGA CTTGAAGAGTCCTATCAAAATCTGACCAAAGATGTGGAGAGTCTCGCCAAAGAGAAGGCAGAGTTGAGCGAAAAGCTTAGCACTCAGGAGGAAG AGTATGCTGCTCAGAAGGAGGAGATCACAAATTCAATCAAGGCCAACTATGAGAAGGTCCTCAACACGGAGCGGACTCTCAAGACCCAG GCGGTGAACAAGCTGGCAGAGATCATGAACCGCAAGGACATGAAGCTGGACCAGAAGAAGAAGGGCAGCACGGCCGACCTGCGCaagaaggagaaggagaacCGCAAGCTGCAGCTGGAGCTCAACCAGGAGAAGGAGAAGTTCAACCACATGGCCATCAAGTATCAGAAGGAGCTGAGCGAGATGCAGGCA CAACTGGCCGAGGAGTGCACGTATCGCAACGAGCTCCAGATGCAGCTGGACAGCAAGGAGAGCGACATCGAGCAACTGCGCGAGAAGCTTAACGACCTGCAGCAACGCATGGACAACTCCAGCATCACCAGCTTGCTGACGGACGAGACGGACAGCAACATCGCGG AATCCAGACTGGAGGGCTGGCTCTCTATACCTAACCGCACAAATATCAAGCGATACGGCTGGAAGAAGCAG TACGTCGTGGTGAGCAGCAAAAAGATTTTGTTCTACAACGACGAGCAAGAAAAGGAGCAGTCCAATCCTTCCATGGTACTAGATATCGA CAAACTGTTTCACGTGAGACCGGTCACGCAAGGAGACGTGTACCGAGCCGAGACTGAAGAGATTCCGAGAATATTCCAG ATCCTCTACGCCAACGAGGGCGAGTGCAGGAAAGAGGCCGACGTGGAGACGGTCCCTCAGGGTGACAAGAACTGCCTGCCTCACAAAGGCCACGAGTTCATCCCCACCCTGTACCACTTTCCCTCCAACTGCGAAGCTTGCTCCAAGCCGCTGTGGCACGTCTTCAAGCCGCCGCCGGCGCTCGAGTGCCGCCGATGCCACGTCAAGTGCCACAAGGACCACCTGGACAAGAAGGAGGACGTCATCGCCCCTTGCAAAG TAAACTACGACGTGACCTCGGCCCGCGACATGCTCCTGCTGGCTCGGACCCAAGACGAGCAGAAGAAGTGGATCGGCCATCTTGGAAAGAAGATCCCCAAAACCCCGCCGAGCACGTTTTCCAGGGCGTCGCCACGCTCCATGTCCACTCGGCCTGGACCCAACCAGTCCTTCCGCAAAAACCCTAAAAGCAACACGGCGAAACTGAG CTAA